The Polluticoccus soli sequence GTATCGTTATCCCAGCGGGCCAGCGCACCTTCCAGCTTCGGACCGATCTTATCGGCCTTTACGGTATGGCACTGCGCGCAGTTGTTGATGAATATTTGTTCGCCGGCACTTACCATTGTTTCCGCGGGAGTTTCAGTTATTGCCCCTGTAGTGTTTTCACTATTGCCGCAGGATGCTAGTACTAATGCTGATAAAATAATACCTATCGCTTGTTTCATAACTATTCGCTTAAAGTAGTAACACCACGGAACAGGCGGCTCCAGCGGATGCCGTGTGGGCCATAGCTCAGCCATACGAACCATGCCTTGCCTACCACGTGGTCTTCAGGCACAAAACCCCAGTAGCGCGAGTCGGCCGAGTTGTGGCGGTTGTCACCCATCATCCAGTAGTAATCCATTTTAAACGTGTACACATTGGTAGGTGTACCGTTGATAACAAACTGGCCGCTTTGCTCTTCGAGCTTGTTGCCTTCGTAGTTGGCAATAATGCGACGATACAGCGCGATATTCTGTGGCGTCAGCATGATGCTCGAACCCTTTTTCGGGATAGTGATCGGTCCGTAGTTATCGCGGTTCCATTTGAAGTTAGCCGTATCGTGCGGGTATACCCACTCAGCCGGATTAGGTGATGTCTCGCCCGGTTTGTTCAGGTAAGGCTCAACAGCAGCCACCTGCGGTTGTTTCTTGATAAAGGCAACTTCTGCAGGATCAAGCGTAAATACAAACACACCATTGCCTACAACGATCGGTTGGTCGATCTCGTTATCGTCCAGTATATCGGTAGGTATTGGTTGGCCATTGGTGCGTACAACATACGATGTTTGCGAATGCGGGAATTGCTGACCGGGTTTGTCATTTACATATACAACGCCGTTGCGCACTTCCAGTTTATCGCCCGGGATACCCACGCAACGTTTGATGTAGTTCTCTTTCTTGTCAACAGGGCGCGTCATGATGGTGTACATGCCATGCACCTGCTCGCGGCCATAAGCGCGCACCAGTGTGTAATAATCCACTTCCTGCTGCACTTCCATGGCTACAGTGTCACCGGCAGGGTAGTTGAATACCACGATGTCGTTGCGCTCTACCTTGCCGAAGCCCGGCAGGCGGCGGTATTTCCACTGTACGGATTCGCTGTATGACTTGCCACCGGTAACAGGCATAGTGTTATGCACCAGCGGCACGGCCAGTGGCGTCATAGGTATGCGTGGCCCGTAAGACATTTTGCTAACGAACAGGTAGTCGTTGATCAACAGGCTGCCCTCCATCGATCCC is a genomic window containing:
- the lepB gene encoding signal peptidase I; amino-acid sequence: MRLAFWNNKKTTTTTTTTTEVKKKKKKSVAREWLDAAVFAIVAATIIRTFFIEAYTIPTGSMEGSLLINDYLFVSKMSYGPRIPMTPLAVPLVHNTMPVTGGKSYSESVQWKYRRLPGFGKVERNDIVVFNYPAGDTVAMEVQQEVDYYTLVRAYGREQVHGMYTIMTRPVDKKENYIKRCVGIPGDKLEVRNGVVYVNDKPGQQFPHSQTSYVVRTNGQPIPTDILDDNEIDQPIVVGNGVFVFTLDPAEVAFIKKQPQVAAVEPYLNKPGETSPNPAEWVYPHDTANFKWNRDNYGPITIPKKGSSIMLTPQNIALYRRIIANYEGNKLEEQSGQFVINGTPTNVYTFKMDYYWMMGDNRHNSADSRYWGFVPEDHVVGKAWFVWLSYGPHGIRWSRLFRGVTTLSE
- a CDS encoding c-type cytochrome, whose product is MKQAIGIILSALVLASCGNSENTTGAITETPAETMVSAGEQIFINNCAQCHTVKADKIGPKLEGALARWDNDTTRFRAFVRSSQEMINAGDPRAVQVAKEWNYAMMTPMPHLTDKDIDQVLEYINSGAQ